TTACTTAGATATTTTCATGCAATTGTTCCTATTACATTTGCCCATGCTTACAGTGGTTAtatcttgtgtttatttttgcagtgaaCCAGAGCCAATCCCAGTTCTGCCTGGGGCCCCATGGAAGTAGTCAACAATGTCACTGAGTTTATATTCCTGGGACtttcccaagacactgggatgcAATTGATACTCTTTGCCGTATTCCTTTTCTTCTACATCGTGATCATGGTGGGAAACTTACTCATTTTGCTTACAGTCTTTTCTGATCCCCGGTtgcacacacccatgtatttcttcctcagtAATCTGTCCTTCGTGGATATTGCCTATTCCTCAGCCACAGCTCCCAAGATGATTGCAGACTTTGTTTCTGACAAAAAGACCATTTCCTACTGGGGCTGTATAACTCAGATGTTTACCTTCCACTTTTTTGGTTGTGCTGAGATTTTTGTTTTGACCGTCATGGCTTTTGATCGTTATGctgccatctgtcaccccctccGCTACACTACCATCATGAGCACCAATGTTTGCACCCTGTTGGCATCACTGTCCTGGTTGGGGGCCCTGGGTCATTCTTTTGTCCAGACTCTACTGACCTTTCAGCTGCCCTTCTGCAATGCTCAGGTCATTGACCACTACTTTTGTGATGTCCACCCGGTCCTAAAACTTGCCTGTGCTGATACAACCCTGGTCAATATGTTGGTGGTGGCCAACAGTGGTCTCATCTCTCTGGGGTGTTTCCTCATTCTTCTGACCTCCTACACAGTCATTCTATTTAGTCTTCGGAAACGGTCTGCAGAGAGTCGGCGCAAAGCTCTCTCTACCTGTGGATCTCACCTGACAGTAGTaactttcttctttgttccttgTATCTTTATTTATCTCCGCCCATCCACTACTTTTCCACTGGATAAGGCTGTGTCTGTGTTTTATACCACCATCACCCCGATGCTAAACCCACTCATCTATACTCTGAGGAATGGAGATGTGAAGAATGCCATGAAGCGTCTGTGGAGCCACAAGTTTTCTTTAAAGGAGAAGCAGAAGAGATAGTTTGTCAGAATTGCAAACTCAGAGAATTAGCTGGTACCTTCAGTGGTCCCTaatttgtcaaaaattttaatgatagtCCCTGAAACTGTCTTGTACCTTTCATCCAACAGAGAATTGCTTGAATTTACTTCATGGTGGGTTAAACTTAAACTTGTCCACAGAGGCAAGGTCTACCCTCTTTTATCTATAGTGGAAAACCTCCTCAGTATTTCCTTTCCCTGCCTCAAATCACTTTCATTTACATGAAACACTCAGTAAGCTACAATTTGGCGATTTAGGATGGCATTATGAGGGAACGATGTTCCCAAAGAATCCGATCGTTTACCTTAGAAAAAGTAGAACTTCCTGGAAGCTGCATTCCCTCCTTCCTGCTTTCTTAGTCTTTCACACAAATATCATAAAATCTAGTAGGGGAGATGGAtttataaaaactaattttaccataatatataacaaatatagaCATAGAAATATATGCTGCTTGTGATGAACAAGTTAATACAAATTGAAGAACTGTTCAAAGAATGGTTTCAGTCCAGGACAAAATTGAaggtattttacatattttgagatGGTgagcaatatttaaaaagatcCTTTTGGAGAATTTTAGTACTTTCCCATTTCAGTACTATATTAATAGTTTTACTAAAgcaatttcactttcattttcccCAACACACAGACTagattaattaaaacaaaatgaattggtGTTTGAACTTTTGAAAAGACTAAGTCAAAAAGATGTGGTTCCATTATAAATTTTGGTTAGAACTGTTTTCAATACTCAAAAAGGACAAAATGGAATaagttcattttgtttctgtggttttatttgtaaagTTAGAAAAAAGCTGGTTGTTCTCAAAAGGTATTTTTATTCTGAGGAATTACTTTGGATCTCGTCTCCTATCTTTCAAGAGTTCAGAGATGTTTATTTTTGTCCACTGCTTATTTCCTGTATGCTTTATGAAACCCGGTataaacttacaaaactttatcagacatttatttttgttttgttgttagtGATTTCAACCTCATTTCTACAACTTAGGAAGGGCATAAATAATGCACATTGCTTTCCATTCTAAATGTATTGCACAGAGATGGCTCCATATCAGGTACCTGTCAGTTTTTCCAGTTGTTCTCCCAGTTTCCAAGGCTCCTTTTATTTCCCTTGGTAACCGAGACCTGACTATGGTGGTTCTGGGGAAATTCTGAATTGTCCTGTCTCTCCTTGGCAGCTGGGTGTGAACAGGGGATGTCAACAGAAGCTGTGGGGGCTCTTTTGAGAACTCTCTGAAGTGGTTTCTCCATACTTGAGACCTCCCAGACACCATCACCATTAACATTTAGTTTTGTTGTAGTTCCTTATACTCATTTTTCATTTGCCTTTTCCTGTGCCAAAAACTCACTTTATTATAACACCTGATGTTTTTAAAGATAGACAAGAAACACTGAAATTGTGGTTAAAATGGCAAGTTACATTAggcattcttttctctcttaagaGCTAAGTATAATAATGtaagcaacaacaataacaacagtgGGGGGAAAAGTTTGGATCAACAAGAACAAAGAAGACAGGACAGGGGTTAGAATAGCAGACAAGACCCCAAAAAACGTTTGGAAGCGAGAAGACAAAGAAATGGTCAGAGAAGGCTGACTCTAAAGGACCAACAGGTGAATGCTGAGGAGAAAGTCACCTCCTGGAATTCCCAAGGTGCTTTGGACACCAGGACACGTGGTCAGAGGAATGGGGAGGTTCAGGGCTGGTATGGAGACTAAGAGAAAGGAATAGTTCACTCTCCTGTCCTCTCTTTCTATACCTCACTCCCAGCTGCCAACAGAGACATATGATTCACAGACAGAAAGTTGTCAGGGCTTTGAACAATGTCAAGATGGGCTGGGGGAGCATGGAAGCCTTGATTTCCATCTCCTGCACCAAAACAAATATCCTTCCGCTGTCTTCAATTTCTGTTCCTCCCTGTGTCAACTACAGTTGTCACCTAAAAAGTAAGTGCCTTTGGCTCCTCCCTGCATTGtacgcattttttttttttttttttgatagcaaggattgaacctgggggcacttaaccactaagctacattctcagtcttttaaatattttagttagagacagggtcccgcGGTGTTGCCAAGGacggctttgaactcgcaatcctcttgcctcagcctccctagtctctgggattacaggcgtgcaccatgcattgaattctttttttttttttacaaagaaaatatagatgtTATTTTACAGACCAGATTCTCAACATATTCAGTTTGGGTCTGAAAAACTTTGAAATGATGAGGATAATTGTCTTAGCAGCCCCATAAGGTATTTATTATCaatcccaattttattttatttaaaaaaattttttttaaagttttttacagactgcatttttttttggggggatacatgttgtttctgtttgtacatggagtaacagcataccatttgcatattcatacatttacatagagtaatgatgtttgattcattccattatttttttccttcccccacccctcccacctctcttttccctctataaagtccctccttcctccattcttgccccctcccaccccccattacatgtcatcatccgcttatcagtgagatcattcctcttttggatttttgagattggctttactcacttaacatgatattctccaatttcatctatttgcctacaaatgccataattttattattctttatggctgagtaatattccattgtgtatatatatatatatatatatatatatatatatatatatcacagtttctttatccattcatcaattgaagggcatctaggttggttccatggtctggctattgtgaattgagcagctatgaacattgatgtggctgtatctctgtagtatgctgattttaagtcctttgggtgtaggccaaggagtgggatagctgggtcaaatggtaggtccattccaagttttctaaggaatctccacagtgctttccagagtggctgcactaatttgcagtcccaacagcaatgtatgagtgtacctttttccccacatcctctccaacacctattgttgcttgtattcttgataatcgccattttaattggggtgagatggaatcttagtgtagttttgatttgcatttctcttattactaaagatggtgaacattttttcatatgtttgttgattgcttgtagatcttcttctgtgaagtgtctgttcatatccttagcctatttgttgattgggttatttgtattcttggtgtaaagtttttgagttctttatatattctggaaattagtgctctatctgaagtatgagtggcaaagatattctcccactctgtaggctctctcttcactttgctgatagtttcctttgctgagagaaagctatttagtttgaatctatcccagttattgattcttgcttttatttcttgtgctatgggagtcctgttaaggaagtctgatcctaagccaacaagatgaagattggacctaatttttcttctataagacgcaaggtctctggtctgatttcgaggtccttgatccattgtgagttgagttttgtgcagggtgagagataggggtttagtttcattctgttgcatatggatttccagttttcccagcaccatttgttgaagaggactatcttttctccattgcatatttttggcacctttgtctagtatgagaaaattgtatttatttgggtttgtgtccgtgtcctctattctgtaccattgatctacctgtctattttggtgccaataccatgctgtttttgttactattgctttgtagtatagttgaagttctg
The Sciurus carolinensis chromosome 2, mSciCar1.2, whole genome shotgun sequence DNA segment above includes these coding regions:
- the LOC124976477 gene encoding olfactory receptor 4S2-like, with the translated sequence MTGANPSSAWGPMEVVNNVTEFIFLGLSQDTGMQLILFAVFLFFYIVIMVGNLLILLTVFSDPRLHTPMYFFLSNLSFVDIAYSSATAPKMIADFVSDKKTISYWGCITQMFTFHFFGCAEIFVLTVMAFDRYAAICHPLRYTTIMSTNVCTLLASLSWLGALGHSFVQTLLTFQLPFCNAQVIDHYFCDVHPVLKLACADTTLVNMLVVANSGLISLGCFLILLTSYTVILFSLRKRSAESRRKALSTCGSHLTVVTFFFVPCIFIYLRPSTTFPLDKAVSVFYTTITPMLNPLIYTLRNGDVKNAMKRLWSHKFSLKEKQKR